The Anaerolineae bacterium DNA segment GAACCCTCTTCTCCATTTCTCCTCTTTCCGCAGTAAGGGATACTTGCTCATCAGATGACAATCGTTTCTGCCCATAGGTCAATCCTTCAAGCGCGGGTCCAGCGCATCGCGCAGACCATCCCCCAACAGGTTAAACCCCAACACGCTCAGCAGGATAGCGAGACCGGGGAAAATACCGATGTGCGGCGCAGAGAAAAAGACCTGCTGGGCGCGCCCCAGCATGGTCCCCCACTCGGGG contains these protein-coding regions:
- a CDS encoding ABC transporter permease, which encodes PEWGTMLGRAQQVFFSAPHIGIFPGLAILLSVLGFNLLGDGLRDALDPRLKD